CGCGGTCATAATGAATTTTCGGCGTCGCGTAGTAGCCCGTGGCCGACAGCGACACACGCGCCAGATAGGCCTGCTTGATCAGATCGGCAAAGGCGAGCTCTTCCTTGTCGCCGACAATGATCTTGCCCGGCACAAAGCGCACAGCACTTTCCGCCACACCATATTTCTCCGCGGCAAAGGCAATCAGGCGATTCTTGATCGTCATCGCCGCATCGCGTGCCGCCATGCCGTTCATGTCCGCCCCGCTTGAGGCCGCGGTTGCCGATGTGTTGGGGACCTTGCCGGTATTGGTCGGGGTGATCTTGATCTGATCGAGATCGATCTGGAACTCCTCGGCCACGACCTGGGCGACCTTGATAAACAGGCCCTGCCCCATTTCCGTCCCGCCATGGTTCAGATGCACCGATCCATCCTGATAAACATGGATCAGCGCACCCGCCTGGTTCAGGAAGGTCGTGGTAAAGGAAATCCCGAATTTCACGGGCGTCAGGGAAAGACCCTTTTTCAAAACCGGGCTTTCGGCATTGAACGCCGTAATCTCTTCGCGGCGTTTGCGATAGTCGCTGGCTTTCAGGATATCGTCTGTCAGCTCCGAAAGGACATTGTCTTCGACCACCATATGGTATGGCGTCGTGTTGCGATCCTTGGTGTCGTAATAGTTGGCAATGCGGACATCCATCGGATCACGCGCGACGGTCATGGCGATTTCATCGATGATGCGTTCAATCGCGACCATGCCCTGCGGCCCGCCAAAACCGCGAAACGCCGTGTTGGACACAAGATTGGTTTTGCAGCGGTACGACCTTATTTCAACATCGCCAAGGTAATAGGCATTGTCGGTATGGAACATCGCCCGATCAGCAATTGCGGCGGACAAATCGGCCGAAAAACCGCAATTGGCCGCGTATTGAATATCTAGGCCGCAAATCCGCCCGTCATCATCAAAGCCGACATCGTAATCGACAATGAAATCATGGCGCTTGCCGGTCATGATCATATCATCATCACGATCCAGTCGGAACTTGGCCGGGCGTCCGGTTTTGGTTGCAACGATGGCGGCCAGTGCCGCCCATTGCATCGCCTGCGTTTCCTTGCCGCCAAACCCGCCACCCATGCGGCGCACCTCAACCGTCACCGCATTGGCCGGACGGCCCAGCACATTGGCGATATTATGCTGCACTTCCGATGGATGCTGCGTGGAGCAATGCAGCAACACATCGCCATCCTCACCCGGAATGGCAAAGCTGATATGGCCTTCAAGGTAGAAATGATCCTGCCCGCCAATCTCCATCCGCCCGGAATGGCGATGCTTGGCGCGGGCCAATGCCGATTTGGCATCGCCCTGCTTCATCACATGCGGCGGTGCGACAAAAAGCTGCTTTTCCAGGGCCTCGACTACATCCAGAACCGCGGGCAATTCTTCATATTCAATCTCGGCCAACTTGGCGGCCGCGCGCGCCTGTGCACGGGTTTCCGCCGCCACGCAAAAGACCGGCTGGCCATAAAACTGCACGATGCCATCGGGCAATACCGGCTCGTCATGGGTATGCGCTGGTGAAACGTCATTCACACCGGGGATATCATCGGCGGTCAGGACACACACCACACCCGGGGCCGAGCGGACCTTGGACAGGTCCATTTTGGTAATCTTGCCATGTGCGATGTTCGAGGCGCCCGGCGCCAGATGAAGCGTGCCAAACGGCTCATTGATGTCATCAATATAAACCGCCTCACCCGCCACATGTTTCGGGCCGCTGTCATGTTTGGAACTGGATCGCACACCGCCGCTTAACCCCGCAGTCGGTGCAACAACCTCGTCCATATCGGCTTTCAAAGCTTGATCAGACATGGGCCGCCTCCTTGCCAACAAGGCGAGTGGCAATATCCGGCGCATTGGTTTCGATAAACAACTTGGTCAAAAGGTTCTGCGCCACCAGCATGCGATATTCCTTCGATGCCCGCATATCGGTCATCGGTTCAAACTCGCTGGCCAGTGCCATTTGCGCAGCATTAAGGTTGGCTTCATTCCAATCCTTGCCGATCAGGGCCGCTTCGCATTTTTTCGCACGCATCGGGGTGCCCGCCATGCCGCCAAAGGCCGCACGGAATTCGGAAACCTTGCCATCATCAATCTTGATGGCAAAGGCCCCCAAAACAGCCGTGATATCCTGATCAAATCGTTTGGAGATTTTGTATGCCTTGAACACCAATCCGCTGTGCGGTTTGGGCACAATCACGCTTTCGACAAACTCGCCCGCAACCCGGTCTTGTTTGCCATAACTGATAAAGAATTCTTCGAGCGGCACTTCACGACGCACATCGCCCATGCGCAGAACGATCTTAGCCCCCAGCGCAATCAGGGCCGGCGGCGTATCGCCAATCGGTGATCCGTTGGCGATATTACCGCCCACGGTTCCGGCATTGCGGATTTGTCTTGAGCCAATCCGGCGCACAAGCTCGCCCACGTCGGCTGCCACCCGGCCCAGTGCATCATGCGCCCGGCTATAGGTCACACCGGCCCCGATAATCAGTGCATCTTCGGTTTCATATACCGATTGGATATCGGCGACATCGCCAATGTAAATGATCGGATCCAGACGCTTCAGCATCTTGGTCACCCAAAGCCCGACATCCGTCCCCCCAGCCAGAACCGTGGCATCCGGGTGCGCCACCAAAAGGGCGGCCAATTCATCAGATGTGCGTGGTGCGAAATAACGCCCGGCGGGATGTTCAAGCGCTAGCGTGCCTTCGCCTTCGACCATCGCGGTCAGTTTGGCGGCAATATCAGCACGGCGTTTTTGCTCGGCACTGTCATTGGCAGCGACACCACCGGCCTTGCGCGCGGCCTCAATAATCGGGCCATAGCCGGTGCAACGGCACAGGTTGCCTGCCAGCGCATCATTGATCGCACCGCGGTCATCTTCGCCGCCATCCAGCCACAACTGATACAGGCTCATGACAAAGCCCGGCGTACAGAAACCGCATTGCGATCCGTGGGTATCGACCATCGCCCGCTGCACCGGATGCAGGGTACCGTCCGTCGATTTAAGATGCTCCACGGTCAAAAGCTGCTTGCCATCAAGGGTCGGGACAAACTGGATGCAGGCATTAACCGTGCGATACGCCATGCCGCCCTTGCCATCGGGTTCGCCCAGCACAACCGTGCAGGCCCCGCAATCGCCCTCGGCACAGCCTTCCTTGGTTCCGGACTTGTGCTCGGACAGGCGCAGATATTCAAGAACCGTCATCTGCGGATCAACATCACGCAGGCTGCGTTCCTCGTCGCCGAGCAAAAAACGGATATCAGAACGGAAGGATCCGGTCGCACTTGCCATGTCTGTCCTCAGCTACCGCGATAGGTGGAATAGCCGAACGGCGACAGCAACAGCGGCACATGGTAATGCGCCTGCCCGTCAGAAATGCCGAACCGGATCACGACCTGATCGAGGAATTTCGGATCGGGAAGCTCCGTACCGCTGGCATCAAAGTAGTCACCGGCATGGAAAACAAGCTGATACTGGCCGGGTTTGAAAGAGGCACCCTCAAGCATCGGGCCTTCGGTGCGGCCATCGGCATTGGTCACGGCTTCGGCAACCATGTCATCATGGCCATTGCCAAAGCGATGCAACTCAATGCGGATTCCGGCAGCCGGGCAGCCTTTCGCCGTATCCAGTACATGGGTGGTCAGTCGTCCCATGCCGGGCCTCCTCTCTCATTCTTTTGTTTATGAGCGGTCGCTTCTCCCTTTGGTCGGCATTCTGTTTGTACTTTGTGTGCCGAACCATTTTTTAAGCGATGTAAAAAGGGTCGCATTACGACCCACCCTCGGGAAAGAGGGGATAAAGTGAAACTATATCAATAATTCTTTGAAAAAAGAACAGTCCCGTTTCAGGCACTATGAACGGAAACACAGGCAAAATGCCTTGATAGACCGCGAAAAACGTGGCTCAAATCTGATCCCGTCCAGGAACATTATCAAAACAGCCTTGATAGTGCGGCACGTCGTTGGCCCGCCACGCACAGGTTTCTTTCTTGCTGCGCTGCGGCCGATGGTTAATGCTACACCAAACAGGCCCGACAACAAAGCCGGGCGTACGGGATCAATCCCACAGAATTCAGGAGAAGGTTCGCATGAACGACCAGACATATGCGCGTGATTTGATCGGTTATGGGGAAAACCCGCCCAAGGCCAACTGGCCAAACAAGGCGCGCGTCGCGGTGCAGTTCGTCCTGAACTATGAAGAAGGCGGCGAAAACTGCATCCTGCATGGCGACAAGGCCTCGGAAGCGTTCCTGTCTGAAATGATCGGGGCCGACATGCGCGAAGGTGTCCGCCATATGAGCATGGAGTCGATCTATGAATATGGTTCTCGGGTCGGTGTCTGGCGCATTCTGAACCTGTTCCGCGAACGCCAGATTCCGATCACGATCTTTGCGGTTGCCATGGCCCTTGCCCGCCACCCCCGGGTCGGCGAAGTCGCGATGAAAGACGGTCACGAGATTTGCTCGCACGGTTATCGCTGGATCGATTACCAATACATGCCAGAAGATCAGGAACGCGAACATCTCCACAAGGCGATCGAGATCATCAAGGACGTCACCGGCGAACGTCCGCTTGGTTGGTATACCGGGCGCACCAGCCCCAATACCCGTCGTCTGGTGGCTGAGGAAGGCGGTTTCCTCTATGACGCCGATGATTACAGCGACGAACTCCCGTTCTGGAGCACCCAGACAGAAACGCCGCACCTGATCGTGCCCTACACACTTGATGCCAACGACATGCGCTTTGCCGCCATGCAGGGCTTTAATTCCGGCGAACAGTATTTCCAGTATCTCAAGGACAGCTTCGACACCCTTTACGAAGAAGGGACTGAAACCCCGCGCATGATGTCGATTGGTCTGCATTGCCGTCTGGTCGGGCGTCCGGGCCGTTTCGCGGCCCTCAAGCGCTTTGTTGATTATGTCCAGAGCCACGATAATGTCTGGTTTGCCCGCCGCATTGATATCGCCCGTCACTGGCGCGAACATCACCCGTTTGGCGGCGAATAAGGAAACACAAGGTCCCAATGACAGAAACCACCCAATCCCTGTTTGAAACCCGCCCGCCCAGCACACTTGCGCAAAGCGCGTTCGTGTCGCTTTATGGCTGGGTTTACGAACATTCACCGTGGGTTGCCCATCAGCTTTATGAACGCGGCATCGCCAAAAACCTCGATAATCCTGCGGCGCTTGCCGATGCCATGGCGGCCATCGTCAATGGCGCGGTTGATGACGACAAACTGTCACTTCTGCGCGCCCACCCGGATCTTGCGGGCAAGCTTGCGCTGGCCGATCTAACCGAGTCATCACAAAGCGAACAAAAGGGTGCCGGGCTTGATCAATGCACACCGGGTGAACTTGCCCGCTTTACCGAACTTAATGATCTCTATAAACAGAAGTTCGGCTTTCCGTTCATCTTTGCGGTCAAGGGTTTCCATCGCACCGATATCCTCGAAGCGTTCGAGCGGCGCGTGAAAAACGACCCGGAAACCGAATTCAATGAGGCGATTGCACAGGTTCACCGCATTGCCAAATTGCGGCTCGAAGCACTGTAGGGTTTCACCACAGCACCAGAAGCAGCAAACACCTGTGACCGCCAGATAATAAACGACTATTTCAGGATAAAAAGACCATGAGCCATCAGGAAAACACCGACGCACCGGAATTTGCACGGCGCTTTGTCAATCTGGCCGACGAACGTCTGGGTGCAGAGGCAATCTTTGCGACCGATGATTTCTTCGCCGACAAGCAGCGCATGCTGCAAACCGCCGACGCGGTGTTTTATCCTGACCGCTATGACGACCACGGCAAATGGATGGATGGCTGGGAAAGCCGCCGCAAACGGGTCGAAGGCCATGATTACTGTGTCGTCCGTCTGGCGACATCGGGCCGCATTTACGGTGTTGATATCGATACCAGCCACTTCACCGGCAACTTCCCGCCAGCCGCATCACTTGAAGGCTGCTATTGCCCCGGTGGCGATCCGACTGACGACACCAAATGGCATGAAATCGTTGCCCCACTAGGCCTTGGTGCCAGTGCGCATCACTATGCCGACGTCACGTCCGAGGCGATCTATACCCATGTGCGCCTGCACATTTATCCGGATGGTGGTGTTGCACGCCTGCGCGTTTATGGTCGCCCGAACCGCGACTGGACGGAAATGGCCGCCAAGGGCGAACAGGTCGATCTGGCCGCGATGATCAATGGCGGCGTTGTTGTTGGCTGGTCGGATGCGCATTACGGCAATCCGAACGCCATTCTAGCCCCCGGTCGTGGGGTCAATATGGGCGATGGCTGGGAAACCCGTCGCCGTCGTGAACCGGGCAATGAGTGGCTGATTGTCGAGTTGGGTAATCCCGGCGAGATTGAAAAAATCATCGTCGACACCTGCCACTTCAAGGGCAACTATCCCGACCGCGTCTCCATTCAGGGCGCGTTTGTCGATGGTGAAAAGGACAAATCACTGCGCGCACGTTCGATGTTCTGGTCGACCATCCTGCCCGAAAGCAAAATGCAGGCGGATCACATCCACGAATTTGATGCTTCCGCACTGACCGTCAATGGTCCGGTCACCCATCTTCGCGTCAACTCGATCCCCGATGGCGGCATCAGCCGTCTGCGCATTCTCGGCAAACCGACGAAGTAACGGGGCCGATTGATGCAGCTTCCCATCGAACATCTGACGGCCGAGGCATTTTCCCCTTTCGGCGAGGTCATCTCAACCGCCACCGCACGCGATACCTACAAGATCAATCAGGGCACCACGACCCGGTTTCATGATATCTCGCGCGTTGATGTCAGTGACGAAGGCGGTGCCCCGATCATCAGCATCTTTCGCGGCACACCCCGGCCCAAGCCGATTGAAATCAAGATGATGGAACGCCACCCGCTAGGCTCGCAGGCCTTCATCCCGCTTGCGGGTCAGAAGTTCCTGATTGTCGTCGCGTCGGGCTCGGACACACCCAAGCCCGAAGACTTGCGTGCGTTTCTTTCTGATGGCACCCAGGGTGTTACCTACGCCAAAAACGTCTGGCATCACCCGTTGCTCGTTCTTGAAGAAGACAGCGACTTTTTGATCGTGGATCGCAGCGGTCCCGGCAAGAACCTCAATGAGGTCGACCTGCCACTGGTCGACGGCGAGGTCATCACGCTGGATTGGGCGTAACGCAGCAAAGTCACGAAATAACAAAGGCCGGGAACTCCCGGCCTTTTTCTATTTCTAATACAGATACTTCTTACTGCGCCGGGGCCGCCGCCCCGCCATTCAGGTCCAATGCCAACAAGCGCTTCTGAATGGTCTGCGACAGAACCGGACCAGCCCCCGCCTCCAATGCGCGCTGATAGGCTGCCCGTGCCATTTCAGTCTTGCCCATCGCCAGCGCATTATCGGCGAAATGCGCAATATGCTCGGCCGTTGGCATTGCCTTGTTGGCACGGATAAAGACTTCTTCGGCTTCCTGATAGCGGCCTTGTCGATACAGGATCAACCCGTAGGTATCGAGCGCACCGGGATCATCCGGAGCCACCTGCAAGGCTTGCTTTGACAGGCGTTCGGCCTCCTGCAGGTTTTCGCCGCGCACCGCATAATGATAGGCCAGCCAGTTGGCCGCCCCCATATTGCCCTGCCCTGCCGCCTGATAGGCCTCGGCCGTCATGGTATCGCGGTAAGATGTGATCACGCTTTCAATGGCACTTTGATCAAGCCCATCCACCCAGGTCAGCCCGACCCGCACCGCCTTGCAACCTTG
Above is a window of Thalassospira sp. ER-Se-21-Dark DNA encoding:
- the xdhB gene encoding xanthine dehydrogenase molybdopterin binding subunit, with the protein product MSDQALKADMDEVVAPTAGLSGGVRSSSKHDSGPKHVAGEAVYIDDINEPFGTLHLAPGASNIAHGKITKMDLSKVRSAPGVVCVLTADDIPGVNDVSPAHTHDEPVLPDGIVQFYGQPVFCVAAETRAQARAAAKLAEIEYEELPAVLDVVEALEKQLFVAPPHVMKQGDAKSALARAKHRHSGRMEIGGQDHFYLEGHISFAIPGEDGDVLLHCSTQHPSEVQHNIANVLGRPANAVTVEVRRMGGGFGGKETQAMQWAALAAIVATKTGRPAKFRLDRDDDMIMTGKRHDFIVDYDVGFDDDGRICGLDIQYAANCGFSADLSAAIADRAMFHTDNAYYLGDVEIRSYRCKTNLVSNTAFRGFGGPQGMVAIERIIDEIAMTVARDPMDVRIANYYDTKDRNTTPYHMVVEDNVLSELTDDILKASDYRKRREEITAFNAESPVLKKGLSLTPVKFGISFTTTFLNQAGALIHVYQDGSVHLNHGGTEMGQGLFIKVAQVVAEEFQIDLDQIKITPTNTGKVPNTSATAASSGADMNGMAARDAAMTIKNRLIAFAAEKYGVAESAVRFVPGKIIVGDKEELAFADLIKQAYLARVSLSATGYYATPKIHYDRESASGRPFYYFAYGMACSEVLIDTLTGEYKVTRVDIIHDVGRSLNPAIDLGQIEGGFIQGMGWLTSEELWWDDKGSLRTHAPSTYKIPACSDRPEDFRMELWSSGRNVEKTIHRSKAVGEPPLMLAISVHRAIADAVASVANHKVVPALDTPATPEAVLHAVADCAKRMIEKVHSAQSMAGE
- the xdhA gene encoding xanthine dehydrogenase small subunit, which encodes MASATGSFRSDIRFLLGDEERSLRDVDPQMTVLEYLRLSEHKSGTKEGCAEGDCGACTVVLGEPDGKGGMAYRTVNACIQFVPTLDGKQLLTVEHLKSTDGTLHPVQRAMVDTHGSQCGFCTPGFVMSLYQLWLDGGEDDRGAINDALAGNLCRCTGYGPIIEAARKAGGVAANDSAEQKRRADIAAKLTAMVEGEGTLALEHPAGRYFAPRTSDELAALLVAHPDATVLAGGTDVGLWVTKMLKRLDPIIYIGDVADIQSVYETEDALIIGAGVTYSRAHDALGRVAADVGELVRRIGSRQIRNAGTVGGNIANGSPIGDTPPALIALGAKIVLRMGDVRREVPLEEFFISYGKQDRVAGEFVESVIVPKPHSGLVFKAYKISKRFDQDITAVLGAFAIKIDDGKVSEFRAAFGGMAGTPMRAKKCEAALIGKDWNEANLNAAQMALASEFEPMTDMRASKEYRMLVAQNLLTKLFIETNAPDIATRLVGKEAAHV
- the uraH gene encoding hydroxyisourate hydrolase, with translation MGRLTTHVLDTAKGCPAAGIRIELHRFGNGHDDMVAEAVTNADGRTEGPMLEGASFKPGQYQLVFHAGDYFDASGTELPDPKFLDQVVIRFGISDGQAHYHVPLLLSPFGYSTYRGS
- the puuE gene encoding allantoinase PuuE, yielding MNDQTYARDLIGYGENPPKANWPNKARVAVQFVLNYEEGGENCILHGDKASEAFLSEMIGADMREGVRHMSMESIYEYGSRVGVWRILNLFRERQIPITIFAVAMALARHPRVGEVAMKDGHEICSHGYRWIDYQYMPEDQEREHLHKAIEIIKDVTGERPLGWYTGRTSPNTRRLVAEEGGFLYDADDYSDELPFWSTQTETPHLIVPYTLDANDMRFAAMQGFNSGEQYFQYLKDSFDTLYEEGTETPRMMSIGLHCRLVGRPGRFAALKRFVDYVQSHDNVWFARRIDIARHWREHHPFGGE
- the uraD gene encoding 2-oxo-4-hydroxy-4-carboxy-5-ureidoimidazoline decarboxylase, whose product is MTETTQSLFETRPPSTLAQSAFVSLYGWVYEHSPWVAHQLYERGIAKNLDNPAALADAMAAIVNGAVDDDKLSLLRAHPDLAGKLALADLTESSQSEQKGAGLDQCTPGELARFTELNDLYKQKFGFPFIFAVKGFHRTDILEAFERRVKNDPETEFNEAIAQVHRIAKLRLEAL
- the alc gene encoding allantoicase, translated to MSHQENTDAPEFARRFVNLADERLGAEAIFATDDFFADKQRMLQTADAVFYPDRYDDHGKWMDGWESRRKRVEGHDYCVVRLATSGRIYGVDIDTSHFTGNFPPAASLEGCYCPGGDPTDDTKWHEIVAPLGLGASAHHYADVTSEAIYTHVRLHIYPDGGVARLRVYGRPNRDWTEMAAKGEQVDLAAMINGGVVVGWSDAHYGNPNAILAPGRGVNMGDGWETRRRREPGNEWLIVELGNPGEIEKIIVDTCHFKGNYPDRVSIQGAFVDGEKDKSLRARSMFWSTILPESKMQADHIHEFDASALTVNGPVTHLRVNSIPDGGISRLRILGKPTK
- a CDS encoding ureidoglycolate lyase, translating into MMQLPIEHLTAEAFSPFGEVISTATARDTYKINQGTTTRFHDISRVDVSDEGGAPIISIFRGTPRPKPIEIKMMERHPLGSQAFIPLAGQKFLIVVASGSDTPKPEDLRAFLSDGTQGVTYAKNVWHHPLLVLEEDSDFLIVDRSGPGKNLNEVDLPLVDGEVITLDWA
- a CDS encoding tetratricopeptide repeat protein, producing the protein MTTLIDRHPFHFRSTRFVMVAGMMLGLAACGETAPKWEAQDMFAAPTEQKVDDRYRAMIDFKAMARDAAGKEYAAGPNATVIGAVEEAVAMCQQANAQGCKAVRVGLTWVDGLDQSAIESVITSYRDTMTAEAYQAAGQGNMGAANWLAYHYAVRGENLQEAERLSKQALQVAPDDPGALDTYGLILYRQGRYQEAEEVFIRANKAMPTAEHIAHFADNALAMGKTEMARAAYQRALEAGAGPVLSQTIQKRLLALDLNGGAAAPAQ